From the Nodularia sphaerocarpa UHCC 0038 genome, the window CTTTGTACTTTTCATAAGAATCATTAAAAGCTTTTGGTATACCTCCATTAATACGAAAATTATCAATGACATAATTGCGATTAAAATAATTTTTAACGGTATTTTCTATAAAATATTGAACAATTTCACCATCCGCGTAGTATTCAACTATTGGAATGAACTTTAAATTTAGATTGATAAGACTTAAAAACCAGCTTATCGAAGTAATTTCATATTGAATACAATCAATATTTTCATCTTTATTGATTGGAATACTAACTTGAGAAATAATTGCACTGTTTATTCTCTCCATATCAATTAAGTTAAGAAGCTGCTTATTGTTCTCCAGCATCTGAAAGCATACTTCTTTACCGTTAATGTTAACTAGGAATCCACATTCGCAATCAACCGCAGAAAAGGTGAAATTACTAAAATAAGCTTTTGCTAGAGTTAGTTGTTTAGTTTCTTGTTCTTTTCGCTTTAAAGTAATTGAATTTGGAAGATAGAACAAACTGAGTCTATGATAAGTTGCACAATTTTTCTCTGTCTCAGCTAGAAAATGAAGATTTCTACATTCAATTTCCCATATTTCATCACCAGATATCCCAGAGAAAGAGTTAATTTTTTTAAAACTCAATTCATTGTCTAAATGCTGAATCGGTTCTTTTGTATGTAATATGAAAATAATGCTTCCAGAAGCATCTATACATAGCTCCCAAAAGTACTCTATATTTTTGTCAGATTTGCCTTCACCACATTTATACGGTATCCTTGAGTATTCATAGATATCGCCTAGTCTCTTTTTAAAATAATCTTGTGTAAACATTTTTATTTAATAGAGGTCATAATTGAATATGATAAAATCATAACAATAAATTGTTATATTGTATTAAAATTTCGTACAACCACCCCGTAAGGGGTGATTATCTGGAATTTATTCGTAATAAACTATCCCAATAATGAAAATATAGGAATGCTTTCTATCCCTATTACAAAACGTCCCTACCCAAATAAGGTTGCAACGCTTCCGGCACTTTAATCGTCCCATCAGGCTGCTGATAATTCTCCAAAATCGCTGCCATAGTTCTACCCACAGCTAAACCAGAACCGTTTAAAGTATGGACAAACTGCGTCCCCTTCTTACCAGCTTCCTTAAAGCGAATATCAGCCCGTCTTGCTTGGAAATCTACACAATTAGAACAACTGGAAATTTCTCGATACTTCCCAGAAGAAGGCAACCACACCTCTAAATCATAAGTTTTCGTTGCCCCAAAACCTAAATCAGCAGTACATAAATTAATGACTCGATAAGGTAATTTTAAAGCTTGTAAAATTGCTTCCGCGTTTACTACCAATTTTTCTAATTCATCAAAAGAAGAACTGGGATGAACAAGTTTTACTAACTCAACTTTATTAAATTGATGCAGACGGATTAAACCCCGCATATCTCGCCCATAACTTCCCGCTTCTCGACGAAAACAGGGAGTATAAGCACAGTGATAAATTGGTAATTCTTCCGCAGCTAAAATTTCTCCCCGGTAAAGGTTGGTAACGGGAACTTCTGCTGTGGGTATCAACCACAATTCATCATCAGCACATTTAAAACTTTCTTCGGCAAACTTCGGTAACTGACCTGTTCCGGTTAAAGAATCAGTATTCACTAACAAAGGCGGACTAACTTCTATATAGCCAGCTTCTGTTTGCGTCTTCAGCATAAACTGAATTAATGCTCTTTCTAAAGCCGCACCCGCACCGACGAGAGTCACAAACCGACTTTGGGCAACTTTCACAGCTCGCTCAAAGTTGAGAATACCCATTTTTTCGCCGATTTCCCAATGGGGAATAATCTTTGGGTTTTCAGGTAGATATTCATCACCCCAGCGCCGCACTTCTTGATTATCATCTTCACTTGTGCCAAAAGGCGTGAACTCACTGGGCAAATTGGGGAGTGCTAGCAGCAGTTGCTCAATTTCTGCTTTGATGATTTTTTCTTGCGGTTCCAGTTCACTTAATTGAGCTTTAACAGAGTTCCCTTCGTCCCGCAGGTCTTGAATTTCAGGAGATTGAGGATCAGTACCAGATTTAATCTTCTGTCCCACAAGCTTACCAATTTCGTTACTGCGGGCTTGAAGTTTACTGCGTGTCCCCTCCAGTTCCCGTTGTTGCTTGTCTAACTGTAATATCGGTTCGATGTCGTATTTACCACTACGACTGTTCAAACGTTCTTGGATTAATTGGGGATTTTCCCGTATTTGCTTAATATCCAGCACAGATTTTTCTTTTGTTTTTTTTGCCTAGGGTCTTCTTGCCAAAACATCAGCATATAATGATTTTGGCTTGCTATAACAGGGATTGCGAATACAAAAATTTTGCTCTGCCAATCTTGCCAAAGCTACAAAATTCCATATTAATTCTAATTCTGACTCAAGCTTTCAATTCCTGGTAATGCGATTAAGCAGCCAAATGGACACGACAAGCCCTGCAAAATGGGCTGAGACGGTATTGATATTTGCCTGGACTACAAGCATATCTAAACCGCTAATAATCCGCGTAGGGTCAAATAATTGAGTTGTTGCGGCTTGGGGAGATATCGACCTGGCTACCAATGTCCCCACAATGGCTTGTGAACCCAATAATGTGACTAGCATTCCCACTAAATTAATCCACAGTCCCAGGCGTAATACTTGCAAGCTTTCACTTTTTCGAGGGCGGTTACTGGGATTTGAGGATTGCAATTGGTTACCAATTATGGTATAGCGAAAAGCTATATAAATTCCGCCACCTAAAATCACAATTCCGCAAACTGCTAAAAATACACCAAACCCAGTTCCCGGATTATTGCCTGCGCCATCTCTTTGCCGACTAAATATGGCAAATAGCAGCACAATAATGGCAGAAACAACGCCTAGGACTAATTGAATCCAAAAGCTAATCCAACCTGTCAGGCGAAAGGTTTGGGCGATCGCCCGGAGATTAGACGAAGACGATGGAGTGTCGGGGTTTTCTGACATACTGATCACTAATGCGCTAAGGACTTGTTAAATTTAATATCACAATTACCAGAGAAAATGTCAGTGTTGAATGCTTATTTGATTGTATATACCAGTATCTAGGTTTTATCCCGACATTTTACATAGCTGATTTTCTGAGGTTCTGTACTGGGATAATCACTGTAAAACAAAGTGTTTATTAACTTTTGCAGACAAAACGGCATTTTGCCTGTAAAATTTCTTCGATGGTATTTTATGCTGAGGCAGTTCTAACCAGTTTGGCATCACTTGACACCTGGAGGCTGACGAGGCGATCGCTTTAATTGCTCCTCTCCACAATACCTATAACTTGGGTAGGAGTGTCATATTTTGCGCTCCTCAAACTTGCACATTCTTCCTGCGAGTTGAATCACGTGGGTAATCCAAGTCATGTTTACCCTGGAAAAACCCTGCCAAAGTAGCCAGATATAACTGCTTATTTTGTAGTAGCACTATATACTGTCTACCAGGATTGTAAATACCACTATTACCAGGCATTTTTTAGCCATTCACTAAACCATGAAACTTGAGGATATATATCAATTCTTTGAGAATCCTCCGCCAACTTATCTCTGTCAGGAGCTAGCAATTTGTTACATTTTGTATATTTTATTACAAGGTGAATCCTACGGAACTGAGTTGATCCAGCGATTGGAAACTGAATACCCAATCTATCGGCTTTCTGATACCGTACTTTATAGTGCGATCAAATTTCTCGAAGACGAAAGGGCGATTAATGGGTATTGGAAGAAACTCGAAGGGCGAGGTCGCCCCCGGCGGATGTACCAAGTTTCTCCAGAATGGCAAGAACGATCACAACATTTGGCGCATCTTTGGCAAGATTACACAAAGGGGAGAATAAATTAATGAATAATTGATCATAAATAAGTTTGCTTCAATGAAAACAATAACAATTTATTTATGGATACTGCAATTTTCCCATCTACCTTGCTACTCACCTTGTTATTATCAGTTGGGCTGTTTTTCTTTATTCGAGCTTCCACCAAAGACCGCATAACAAAAGCACAACTGGTATCTGAACAAGATGAAGATGCTTTAATGCCGAAGGTTAAGGAGTATTTTCGCTCCCGTTCATACCAAGTAGCAGCAATAGACCGAGAAAAAAATCAAGTGATTTTTGAAGGCTTTGTGCAACCCAGCTTGTTTTTAGCTGTTTTTTTAACACTACTGGCATTTGGGGGTATGGCTTGTCTGGCGTTGGTTTTATCGATGCTTTTTCCTGACTTCGGTACTTTGTTTATCGGATTGGTAATACTGTCACCTTTGAGTGGTCTGTTTTATTGGAAAAAATCAGGAAGATTTGAGAAGGTATCTTTCCAGATAGAGTCACCAAACCAGGGGGAATTAAGCTCTGCAAGTAAAATTACTGTAATTGCCCATAGAGATGAACTCATGGAGTTACAAAAGGCTTTACAGTTGAAATCTGCTGATTGAGATCAGGGAGGAGAACAAAGTTTGCAGCAACATAAGTTTTCCCTACGACATGGCATCGTAGGGAAAAGATTATATTTGCTTACAGAGCCTCTTGGGCAATCCATTGGAGGAGAGCGCAACTCAACTCTCACTTGCGGATGCATTTTGCTCTATCTGACTCCCCTCTGCATCATTTGACTAGAAATCAATTCACTCAAACCAAAGTGGTTTGAAAAGAAGTTGATTTTTTGATGAAGTCCAATTAACTGGACTGGATATACTGGCAAATCAGTCACAAACTTAAAAA encodes:
- the serS gene encoding serine--tRNA ligase yields the protein MLDIKQIRENPQLIQERLNSRSGKYDIEPILQLDKQQRELEGTRSKLQARSNEIGKLVGQKIKSGTDPQSPEIQDLRDEGNSVKAQLSELEPQEKIIKAEIEQLLLALPNLPSEFTPFGTSEDDNQEVRRWGDEYLPENPKIIPHWEIGEKMGILNFERAVKVAQSRFVTLVGAGAALERALIQFMLKTQTEAGYIEVSPPLLVNTDSLTGTGQLPKFAEESFKCADDELWLIPTAEVPVTNLYRGEILAAEELPIYHCAYTPCFRREAGSYGRDMRGLIRLHQFNKVELVKLVHPSSSFDELEKLVVNAEAILQALKLPYRVINLCTADLGFGATKTYDLEVWLPSSGKYREISSCSNCVDFQARRADIRFKEAGKKGTQFVHTLNGSGLAVGRTMAAILENYQQPDGTIKVPEALQPYLGRDVL
- a CDS encoding DUF3611 family protein; amino-acid sequence: MSENPDTPSSSSNLRAIAQTFRLTGWISFWIQLVLGVVSAIIVLLFAIFSRQRDGAGNNPGTGFGVFLAVCGIVILGGGIYIAFRYTIIGNQLQSSNPSNRPRKSESLQVLRLGLWINLVGMLVTLLGSQAIVGTLVARSISPQAATTQLFDPTRIISGLDMLVVQANINTVSAHFAGLVVSIWLLNRITRN
- a CDS encoding PadR family transcriptional regulator, encoding MKLEDIYQFFENPPPTYLCQELAICYILYILLQGESYGTELIQRLETEYPIYRLSDTVLYSAIKFLEDERAINGYWKKLEGRGRPRRMYQVSPEWQERSQHLAHLWQDYTKGRIN
- a CDS encoding cofactor assembly of complex C subunit B, translated to MDTAIFPSTLLLTLLLSVGLFFFIRASTKDRITKAQLVSEQDEDALMPKVKEYFRSRSYQVAAIDREKNQVIFEGFVQPSLFLAVFLTLLAFGGMACLALVLSMLFPDFGTLFIGLVILSPLSGLFYWKKSGRFEKVSFQIESPNQGELSSASKITVIAHRDELMELQKALQLKSAD